The following proteins are encoded in a genomic region of Streptococcus sp. 29892:
- a CDS encoding dipeptidase, with translation MNTSFIQTNHQEECVQAIKDLVAFPSVLHEHQAETPFGQAIQDVLEHTLAMTEKMGFKTYLDPAGYYGYAEIGQGQDLLAVLCHLDVVPAGDLKQWNTPPFEAVVKDGFLIGRGVQDDKGPSMAALFAVKALMDAGISFTKRIRFIFGTDEETLWRCMNRYNQLEEVATMGFAPDSSFPLTYAEKGLLQAKLHGPGHPCLSIEAGTAYNVVPAKASYSGHLLAGVMAELDQLGFDYESNDDQVTVLGISRHAKDAAEGVNAIVRLAKALDKFEDHPTLNFIVNAIGEDATGFKLFGDVTDEPSGTLSFNIAGLTINAKRSEIRLDIRIPVTADKEKLVETLQAKAQECGLTYEEYDYLAALYVPLDSQLVSTLMSVYQDKTGDMDSQPISSGGATFARTMPNCVAFGACFPDTEQTEHQENERMPLEDLYKTMDIYAEAIYRLAAE, from the coding sequence ATGAATACAAGTTTTATTCAAACCAATCATCAGGAAGAGTGTGTCCAGGCTATAAAAGATTTGGTGGCTTTTCCGTCTGTCCTACATGAACATCAGGCTGAGACACCGTTTGGTCAAGCTATTCAGGATGTACTGGAACATACCCTAGCCATGACGGAGAAAATGGGCTTTAAAACCTATTTAGACCCTGCAGGCTATTACGGCTATGCAGAAATTGGTCAGGGGCAAGACTTGCTGGCTGTTCTCTGTCATTTGGATGTCGTACCTGCTGGTGACCTCAAGCAATGGAACACACCGCCTTTTGAAGCAGTCGTAAAAGATGGCTTCCTGATTGGTCGAGGTGTTCAAGACGATAAGGGACCATCTATGGCAGCCCTCTTTGCTGTCAAGGCTTTAATGGATGCAGGTATTTCCTTTACCAAACGCATTCGCTTTATTTTTGGTACAGATGAAGAAACGCTTTGGCGGTGCATGAATCGCTACAATCAACTAGAAGAAGTGGCAACTATGGGCTTTGCACCAGATTCCTCCTTCCCTTTGACCTATGCGGAAAAAGGCTTGCTCCAGGCAAAATTACATGGACCGGGTCATCCTTGTTTGAGTATCGAAGCTGGTACCGCCTATAATGTGGTTCCTGCCAAGGCTAGCTATTCAGGCCACTTATTAGCTGGGGTCATGGCAGAGTTGGACCAGCTGGGCTTTGATTATGAAAGCAATGATGACCAGGTGACCGTTCTCGGTATTTCTCGTCATGCTAAGGATGCGGCAGAGGGTGTCAATGCCATCGTGCGTTTGGCCAAGGCTTTGGACAAATTTGAAGACCATCCGACTTTAAACTTTATTGTCAATGCTATCGGAGAAGATGCCACTGGTTTCAAGCTGTTTGGCGATGTAACCGATGAGCCGTCAGGTACCTTGAGTTTCAATATTGCAGGTCTGACCATCAATGCCAAGAGATCAGAAATTCGTTTGGACATTCGCATACCAGTTACAGCTGACAAGGAAAAATTAGTGGAAACCTTACAAGCCAAGGCTCAGGAATGTGGTCTGACCTATGAAGAATATGACTACTTGGCAGCACTGTATGTTCCACTGGATAGCCAGTTGGTATCGACCCTCATGTCAGTTTATCAGGATAAAACTGGTGATATGGACAGCCAGCCAATCTCATCAGGTGGAGCAACCTTCGCTCGTACCATGCCAAACTGTGTGGCTTTTGGAGCTTGTTTCCCTGATACAGAGCAGACAGAGCACCAGGAAAATGAACGCATGCCATTGGAAGATTTGTACAAGACAATGGACATCTACGCGGAAGCAATCTATCGTTTAGCAGCGGAATAA